A portion of the Leptidea sinapis chromosome 13, ilLepSina1.1, whole genome shotgun sequence genome contains these proteins:
- the LOC126967424 gene encoding trypsin 3A1-like — translation MDMWRTVCLFFIINSTGGFTTKKAELECEFPPKLEEDLTHARRKRLTTETGLVCIEDYPYTASVRLHGKHWCGGAIVAGQWVLTAAQCFDYVSREEVTVRVGSVFRDFGGKILSVVDIRRHPDYRTDQYYPEHNLALVKLNTVIIFNNRIQAVSLAENNVALSGAGETVVTGFGSVLTGQIREGENQELRRMIVRMIPQSSCRVLYGNDYQLQHDHMCLQSIVNGVALCAGDTGDPAVFFDGVSRAGTLYGIALFSGTEECSLKSKPGVFAKVSFSRTWIDQILTKSENNENESVDSGENAIPVDLI, via the exons ATGGATATGTGGCGGACagtgtgtttattttttattataaattctacGGGAG GCTTCACAACTAAGAAAGCAGAGCTAGAATGTGAGTTCCCGCCGAAACTGGAAGAAGATCTGACGCACGCGAGACGCAAGCGACTGACCACAGAGACTGGACTGGTGTGCATAGAGGACTATCCTTACACGGCGTCAGTTCG GCTCCACGGGAAGCACTGGTGCGGCGGCGCGATCGTCGCCGGCCAGTGGGTACTCACAGCGGCTCAGTGCTTCGACTA TGTTTCAAGAGAGGAGGTTACGGTTCGCGTCGGTTCAGTGTTCCGGGACTTTGGCGGCAAGATCCTGTCAGTAGTTGACATTAGGCGACACCCGGACTATAGAACTGACCAGTACTATCCTGAACATAACCTGGCGTTGGTGaaa CTAAACACCGTGATAATATTCAACAACCGCATCCAAGCTGTGTCCCTCGCGGAGAACAACGTGGCGTTATCGGGGGCGGGAGAGACCGTGGTCACTGGATTTGGCTCTGTG CTGACCGGTCAGATACGCGAAGGGGAGAACCAGGAGCTCCGACGGATGATAGTGCGGATGATTCCCCAGAGCAGCTGCCGGGTGCTCTACGGGAATGATTACCAGCTGCAGCACGACCACATGTGCTTGCAGAGTATTGTCAATGGCGTGGCGCTGTGTGct ggAGACACAGGTGACCCAGCGGTTTTTTTCGACGGTGTGTCAAGAGCCGGAACGCTGTATGGCATCGCATTGTTCTCGGGCACAGAAGAATGTTCACTGAAGTCTAAGCCTGGAGTGTTTGCAAAG GTATCATTTAGTCGAACCTGGATTGATCAAATTTTGACGAAATctgaaaataatgaaaatgaaagtGTTGATAGCGGAGAAAATGCCATTCCTGTGGATTtgatatga
- the LOC126967417 gene encoding reticulon-4-interacting protein 1 homolog, mitochondrial-like: protein MDEFKYRASLKLEALQDAAVTVAYNSRSKLDGAIQKSIDAIHKIHEIILEIWSHEMVLEGRERAAVWGREAVRRIREGALPLSPMVLHRELMAILKDRVWRQSLVVFMCGAALGGGAGLLLGLRAARLPPASPTCRALLTQQDHSVMLVEDAVCRGAARGEVLVRVQAFSVCGADRGALRGRGAALRSLLSRAPLAVGRGFAGVVLDVGPGVTDLELGDQVWGCVSEWRGGACAEQLAVRSTHISKRPARLSAPAAACLSWAGTRALAALSAVRLLAGSRVLVCGAASGEGCAVLQLVVARGARATAAARPAARDLLADLGGAEFVELSDPDSHVAASWLPLEQEASRTGPWDAVLVCPGAPAGPPPRHTLLKARAPHGGVVELRPRALLTDRLPAPLFLTFAAGFYVLKALRWICGCGTHTDWLESPESLRAGLEALRQLVQEEQLVPVLDKVFLPQEFEEALAHACSDQAVGTTVIRFP, encoded by the exons ATGGATGAATTTAAATACAGAGCAAGTCTAAAATTAGAAGCGCTACAA GATGCTGCTgtaacagttgcatacaactCTAGAAGTAAACTAGACGGAGCTATTCAGAAGAGTATCGATGCAATTCATAAG ATTCATGAAATTATCCTTGAAATCTGGAGCCATGAGATGGTACTGGAGGGTCGCGAGAGGGCCGCGGTGTGGGGCCGAGAGGCGGTGCGTCGAATACGGGAGGGAGCGCTGCCCCTCTCACCCATGGTCCTGCACCGGGAGCTGATGGCAATACTTAAGGATAGAG TATGGCGGCAGTCGCTGGTGGTGTTCATGTGTGGCGCGGCGCTAGGCGGAGGCGCCGGCCTGCTACTGGGTCTCCGGGCTGCTCGCCTCCCGCCCGCTTCACCCACCTGCCGCGCGCTCCTCACGCAGCAAGACCACAGCGTCATGCTGGTAGAAGATGCTGTGTGTCGAG GTGCGGCTCGCGGTGAGGTGCTAGTGCGCGTGCAGGCCTTCAGCGTGTGCGGCGCGGACCGCGGGGCGCTGCGCGGGAGGGGGGCGGCGCTACGCTCGCTGCTCAGTCGCGCGCCGCTCGCCGTGGGCCGCGGGTTTGCTG GTGTGGTGTTGGACGTGGGGCCCGGCGTGACGGACCTTGAGCTTGGAGACCAGGTGTGGGGCTGCGTCAGCGAGTGGCGCGGCGGAGCATGCGCCGAGCAGCTGGCCGTCAGGAG CACACACATCAGCAAGCGCCCCGCGCGGCTCAGTGCCCCGGCGGCCGCGTGTCTGTCGTGGGCCGGGACTCGCGCCCTCGCCGCGCTGTCGGCTGTGCGCCTGCTCGCGGGCTCCCG GGTGCTGGTGTGTGGAGCAGCCAGTGGGGAGGGCTGTGCGGTCCTGCAGCTGGTGGTGGCTCGTGGGGCGAGAGCCACTGCCGCCGCGCGACCTGCAGCTCGGGACCTGCTGGCTGACCTGG GTGGGGCCGAGTTTGTCGAGCTGAGCGACCCAGACAGCCACGTGGCCGCGAGCTGGCTGCCGTTGGAGCAGGAGGCCAGTCGCACGGGGCCCTGGGACGCCGTGCTCGTATGCCCGGGGGCTCCCGCGGGACCTCCCCCGCGACACACGCTCTTAAA AGCGCGCGCCCCCCACGGCGGTGTTGTGGAGCTCCGCCCCCGAGCTCTCCTCACGGACCGGTTGCCTGCGCCACTGTTCCTCACCTTCGCAGCTGGGTTCTACGTACTGAAGGCACTACGG TGGATTTGCGGCTGCGGGACGCACACCGACTGGCTGGAGAGCCCGGAGTCGCTGCGAGCGGGGCTTGAGGCGCTCCGGCAGCTGGTGCAGGAGGAGCAGCTGGTGCCCGTGCTGGATAAG GTGTTCCTTCCCCAAGAGTTTGAAGAAGCGCTGGCGCACGCGTGCAGCGATCAGGCGGTTGGCACTACTGTCATACGGTTCCCATAG